The sequence ATTTCTATAAACAATATCAAACCGTTTTCAATTTCTCACTTATTATACTGTGTACATGTTTCACTTAGAAACTATTTTTAACCGATTGTGAACAGGCTTCCAGGTGACTTTGGGTTCGACCCGTTGGGACTAGGAAAGGACCCAGCATTTCTAAAATGGTACAAAGAAGCCGAACTCATCCATGGACGGTGGGCCATGGCTGCAGTACTGGGTATCTTCGTGGGCCAGGCATGGAGCGGCATCCCATGGTTTGAGGCTGGAGCTGACCCAGGTGCCATTGCCCCATTCTCCTTCGGGACTCTCTTGGGGACCCAACTACTCCTAATGGGTTGGGTCGAGAGCAAGAGATGGGTTGACTTCTTCAACCCTGAATCACAATCAGTTGAGTGGGCCACCCCATGGTCAAAAACTGCTGAAAATTTCACCAACTACACTGGTGAACAAGGATACCCGGGTGGCAAATTCTTTGACCCGTTAAGCTTTGCGGGTACGATTCAAAATGGTGTGTACATTCCGGATACCGATAAGCTTGATAGATTGAAATTGGCGGAGATTAAGCACGCGAGACTTGCTATGCTTGCCATGTTGATATTTTACTTTGAGGCAGGGCAAGGGAAAACACCACTAGGGGCTCTTGGTTTGTAAAGAAAACAAAATGGGTTGTCTTTTTAAGCTTCAATCAAGTGATATGTAAATTTATTTAGAGAAATGTCATGAAAGAACCAGGTTAATTTAACCACTTTAGGCTTAACGGGTCGACAAAGAAGAAATATGAATGGGTCGATTTTTGGTTGTGTTCTGTATATGGGTCAATCACAAAAGCTCAATTTAAGGGAAAGGGTCACACAGGTAGAACAGATCAAACAGGCTTTTAATACATACAAACTATCAACCCACTCTATGCAAATATATACAGATAATTCTAgtatttatatggttttgacaacCAGTTAACACAAGTTTTTTCATCAAAGATCTTTTACAAAAGAACAGAAAGTGTTTGTCAGACAACCCACCTGACCCGTCCATCTCCTGTTTTGACCCATACCAAACAATGACCCGTACCACAATTCAAATAAGCTTTTACCCGTTACCCGACCCCACACCTTAAAAAACAAGGTATAATACAATAAcaattaacaattaataattaacaattaacaattattattattattataattaataattaataattaataattaataattaataataataataataataataacaataaaatagaaaaaataaaATGTCAGACTGAGGGTTATTGAACCATGAATGATACCCATTGCCCAAGATGTCACTCAATGCTACCAAATGCCACCATGAATTCACCTTCACATACAATCTCACCTCCAACATACGCTTTTCCCGCCAATTTAGCAACTCCAAAGCGTTTTTGAAGTTTGGTTAGCGTCATTCTCATTACCAAAGTGTCTCCGGGGACAACCGGCTTTCTGAATCTTACCTTGTCAATTCCAGCGAAGAAGAAACTGTCACCTAAGCCGTCCGTTTCTGGCTGCACAAATATAAAAGCACTAACTTGTGCCATTGCCTGAAATCAAGAAATATAATCAGCTTTTTGAAAAAGGAATCAGCTTTTAAACTTATACAAATCTTTCACATGGTCATCAAGAAGCAGATCTCTAAACGTTCATTATTAGGAAAATCATTTCATAGATACCAAAATATGCAAACAAGATATTATAGTAAATTGGGTTGCAGAAGTTGAAGTTGGCATGCTTCTTCATAAAAGATAGGAAGATAAAACTAGATGCTCTAAAGTTGAAGTTGGTTAGTTATAACACAAAATATTGCACATGACAACAAAAACTCATGAATAGAGACAAAGAAAAGTAGGCGGGAGCAAGAAACAAATTTCAGATTTTCGCACATTACCAATCAAACAGTAATGCGAAGGAAACATAGCAATAACATTTTAAGTTTAAAACAACTAAGGGTGCGTTTTGTTTACCTCTTAACTGAATGGTTCAGCGTTGCatgttgaaccattcagcattcatagTGTTTTTTTCTGACCTCTGAATAATATATGatgctgaatggttcaacattcattCAGTATTGAACCATTTAGAGCTGAAATTCTCTCTTAATCATTGAGCacctaattttatgtaatattctctTTAAGTTATATCAAAAACACTTATTAAAAAACTACATTGTAGTTTTTATTCATATTAAAGGTTAATTTTATATCATTTTCACATTGAAGTTAATTTTACATCATTTTCACATTAAtcgttcaaaatgattatcaaacatatTATTGTCATTCAGAAGTAATTTTATTCAGAACCTTTGAATCATTAAGATTATAAACCATTAAGCGCTTAATCATTCgggtttatcaaacgcaccctaactTTGCACTTTTAAACTAGCAAGTGTAATTTTTTAACTTGATCCGAAGACATCAATAACCAGATTACAAAGTAGAAACACACAGAATACACATTTCCAAAAAAAGCATCATTATACTAATATACAAAAAACTGGcttaaaatagaaaagaaaaaaaaaaaaacttatataccAAAAACCATAGAAATgaaatataaaatgaatacaaaagatTAGTTCACCTCAACTATGAGAACACCAGGCATAATTGGCCTATCAGGCAAATGGCCAAGAAAAAAATTATCATTAATGGTCACATTCTTGATTCCAACTGCTGAAACACCTGGATTTACCTCAATCACCCTATCCACCAAAAGAAATGGATACCTACAAACAATAACCATAAACCCCACCAAAACCCATGTCCCAAAAAaattatctttaaaataaataaaaaaataaaaaggtcaGCGATTAAACATTTAATAGCACACCTGTGTGGTAATATGTCACGAATTTGATTAATATCAAGAACAGTTGGAAAGGCAGGGAACCCTGAAAAAAATAATCGAGAGATTAAAGAATAGAATCAATCCAAATtaaataaagtttcaaactttaaaCTAAACAGTGAAAAAAATTGTACCAAGTTCAATTGGGGTTACATCTTTTGAGCTATCAGATGAAACTGATGTACAATGTGTGATGAAACTGTTTTTGCGGGTCTTGAATTGGGTTGTTGATAAATGAGGGGACCTGGGGAAACTTTGAAGTATGGATGAATTGAAAGAAATGAGAGAAGCGGGTTCGGGGCTCCGAATAGAGAATCGGGGAAGATGGATGATTTGAGAGAGAGCATCGGAAGCCATTAAGATGTTTGTTATGTTTCAGTTGTGTTTCGAAGGTGAAAGGAGCATGATATATGCTCCCAAGCTCCATTTAAAACCTCATAATGTTCTGCCGTTGCCTTTTAATAAATTGTCAACTTTGTACATTTCCATTATTAAGTTGTAGTACTACATCA comes from Rutidosis leptorrhynchoides isolate AG116_Rl617_1_P2 chromosome 4, CSIRO_AGI_Rlap_v1, whole genome shotgun sequence and encodes:
- the LOC139845252 gene encoding chlorophyll a-b binding protein CP24 10A, chloroplastic-like encodes the protein MAAAKSGAVLNGLGSPFLTGGNRSHIMSAPVAAAINGAVSTPRRLVIAAAIASKKSWIPAVKGGGNLLDPEWLDGSLPGDFGFDPLGLGKDPAFLKWYKEAELIHGRWAMAAVLGIFVGQAWSGIPWFEAGADPGAIAPFSFGTLLGTQLLLMGWVESKRWVDFFNPESQSVEWATPWSKTAENFTNYTGEQGYPGGKFFDPLSFAGTIQNGVYIPDTDKLDRLKLAEIKHARLAMLAMLIFYFEAGQGKTPLGALGL
- the LOC139845253 gene encoding uncharacterized protein, with protein sequence MASDALSQIIHLPRFSIRSPEPASLISFNSSILQSFPRSPHLSTTQFKTRKNSFITHCTSVSSDSSKDVTPIELGFPAFPTVLDINQIRDILPHRYPFLLVDRVIEVNPGVSAVGIKNVTINDNFFLGHLPDRPIMPGVLIVEAMAQVSAFIFVQPETDGLGDSFFFAGIDKVRFRKPVVPGDTLVMRMTLTKLQKRFGVAKLAGKAYVGGEIVCEGEFMVAFGSIE